One stretch of Daphnia pulicaria isolate SC F1-1A chromosome 8, SC_F0-13Bv2, whole genome shotgun sequence DNA includes these proteins:
- the LOC124311411 gene encoding transmembrane reductase CYB561D2-like isoform X1, with the protein MFNRDGLSYLLVHGTIILSTIYLSYLSNPGSSLFSWHPFLMTLSMLFLANELVMIFSPYWSLLPKRFQKQLFMDFHTYGQVVAFIGYSIGFAAIYINKEDNEKPHFKSWHGLLGLIQAIIITSQLSLGSLAKYARYIPLKLNVGKIKGFHNLLGAVAILFTSLNMITACFTNFFSSQTHILLAYVFSAAFVLIYGFVSLRVFMTNSRIAQLFK; encoded by the exons atgtttaatcgcgatggatTGTCTTACTTGCTAGTTCACGGAACTATTATTCTGTCTACGATCTATCTGTCGTATCTATCCAACCCGGGATCAAGTCTTTTCAGCTGGCACCCATTTTTAATGACTCTTAGT atGCTGTTTTTGGCAAATGAATTGGTTATGATTTTTTCACCTTATTGGTCCCTTCTACCAAAGAGATTTCAAAAACAACTATTTATGGATTTCCATACTTACGGTCAGGTTGTTGCTTTCATTGGCTACAGCATTGGTTTTGCTGCCATTTACATCAACAAGGAAGATAATGAAAAACCACACTTCAAAAGTTGGCATGGTCTTCTTGGGCTCATTCAAGCAATAATCATAACAAGTCAGTTGTCACTAGGTTCTCTTGCCAAATATGCAAGATACATCCCTTTGAAACTTAATGTTGGCAAGATAAAGGGTTTTCACAATTTGCTTGGAGCAGTGGCCATCTTGTTTACTTCACTCAACATGATCACTGCCTGTTTCaccaatttcttttcatcccAAACACACATACTCCTCGCCTACGTTTTTTCTGCCGCATTCGTCCTCATTTATGGATTTGTTTCTCTCCGTGTTTTCATGACAAACAGCCGAATCGCCCAACTTTTCAAGTAG
- the LOC124311411 gene encoding transmembrane reductase CYB561D2-like isoform X2: MFNRDGLSYLLVHGTIILSTIYLSYLSNPGSSLFSWHPFLMTLSMLFLANELVMIFSPYWSLLPKRFQKQLFMDFHTYGQVVAFIGYSIGFAAIYINKEDNEKPHFKSSLAKYARYIPLKLNVGKIKGFHNLLGAVAILFTSLNMITACFTNFFSSQTHILLAYVFSAAFVLIYGFVSLRVFMTNSRIAQLFK, encoded by the exons atgtttaatcgcgatggatTGTCTTACTTGCTAGTTCACGGAACTATTATTCTGTCTACGATCTATCTGTCGTATCTATCCAACCCGGGATCAAGTCTTTTCAGCTGGCACCCATTTTTAATGACTCTTAGT atGCTGTTTTTGGCAAATGAATTGGTTATGATTTTTTCACCTTATTGGTCCCTTCTACCAAAGAGATTTCAAAAACAACTATTTATGGATTTCCATACTTACGGTCAGGTTGTTGCTTTCATTGGCTACAGCATTGGTTTTGCTGCCATTTACATCAACAAGGAAGATAATGAAAAACCACACTTCAAAA GTTCTCTTGCCAAATATGCAAGATACATCCCTTTGAAACTTAATGTTGGCAAGATAAAGGGTTTTCACAATTTGCTTGGAGCAGTGGCCATCTTGTTTACTTCACTCAACATGATCACTGCCTGTTTCaccaatttcttttcatcccAAACACACATACTCCTCGCCTACGTTTTTTCTGCCGCATTCGTCCTCATTTATGGATTTGTTTCTCTCCGTGTTTTCATGACAAACAGCCGAATCGCCCAACTTTTCAAGTAG
- the LOC124311018 gene encoding actin-related protein 5-like isoform X1, with protein sequence MEEDKVFTFRDVKPTPDIYHTYDSSLKGNNAPAIVLDHGSYQCRVGWAVDPNPRLTFRNLMAKLRKEKGKSDIEILVGNDIANFEAVRFQLKSPFDRDVITQIDTVETVFDYAFSHLGIDTEGSINHPVVLTEAVCNPSPARQFMNELLFECYQVPAVSVGIDALFSLQHNFSKPCVELPTSLVVRLGYQTTHILPVIGGKCDPQGIRRINLGGLQMISYLHRLLQLKYPSHLSSATFSRAEELIHNYGYIAEDYLKELSKWADGDFYDENVRKIQLPFIPAPTAAETSLNLEQQQQRRKENVKRLVEINAKKREERLASDEERLETLQIIQHQLAEVDDGLAVKLLRQAEITDEHHLEQEIQNIQDRVSRTRQKMAAAAVNPNEEGEPKKPTETAEFQEWLEGIRKQRTEILSRRRERQQRRQELTKRKSAAAQERMRILSMLAKSGSSGPGKKKEDTFGMKDEDWDIYKAVSKDGGGSDSEAEQEKLNDLESALKRYDPNFKNYSGTSSSTGEGSSGGFVPTAEYYQLHIGTERIRAPELFFQPSFIGSHQAGISETIDYVVKLYDPATQLQLVSNVFVTGGCANIPGLVPRLQKDLLSMRPFESPFNVNIAADPAGDSWKGAREFGKVAPPSAYLSRSEYQECGPYYFTEHHASNKRFALMKQ encoded by the exons atggaagaagataAAGTATTTACTTTTCGAGACGTCAAACCAACTCCAGATATATACCATACATATGACAGTTCACtaaagggaaataatgcacCGGCGATTGTTTTAGATCACG GGTCGTACCAATGCCGTGTTGGGTGGGCTGTGGACCCAAATCCAAGACTAACCTTTAGGAACTTGATGGCTAAACTAAGAAAGGAGAAGGGGAAATCG GATATAGAAATTTTGGTTGGAAATGACATAGCAAATTTCGAGGCTGTCCGTTTTCAACTAAAATCTCCCTTTGACCGAGATGTCATTACTCAGATAGATACTGTGGAAACAGTTTTTGATTATGCATTTTCACATTTGGGGATTGATACTGAAGGCTCAATCAATCACCCTGTTGTTTTAACTGAAGCTGTATGCAATCCATCACCAGCAAGGCAGTTTATGAATGAACTCTTATTTGAGTGCTATCAAGTACCAGCTGTCTCTGTGGGAATAGATGCTCTTTTCAGCCTACAACATAACTTTTCTAAACCATGTGTTGAACTTCCTACGTCTCTTGTTGTTCGTCTCGGGTATCAGACAACGCATATCCTACCGGTGATAG gcgGTAAATGTGATCCACAAGGAATTCGTAGAATAAATTTGGGTGGACTACAAATGATTTCCTATTTGCATCGCTTGCTACAGTTAAAATATCCTTCTCACTTATCTTCTGCAACATTTAGTCGAGCAGAg GAGCTTATACATAACTATGGATACATAGCAGAAGATTATCTCAAAGAACTGAGCAAATGGGCTGACGGGGATTTTTACGACGAAAATGTCCGAAAAATCCAATTGCCGTTTATCCCAGCTCCTACGGCTGCTGAAACCAGTTTGAATTtagaacaacagcaacagcgtaGAAAAGAGAATGTGAAAAGACTGGTCGAAATTAACGCCAAGAAACGCGAGGAGAGG TTGGCATCAGACGAAGAGCGTTTGGAGACGCTTCAGATTATTCAACATCAATTGGCAGAAGTCGATGATGGATTGGCTGTAAAACTATTGAGGCAAGCTGAAATTACAGACGAGCATCATTTAGAGCAAGAAATTCAGAATATACAGGATCGCGTTTCAAGAACGCgacaaaaaatggctgcaGCTGCAGTAAATCCTAATGAG GAAGGAGAACCCAAGAAGCCCACTGAGACGGCAGAGTTCCAAGAATGGTTAGAAGGAATCCGCAAACAGag AACAGAGATCCTTtccagaagaagagaaagacagCAGCGTCGTCAAGAACtcacgaaaagaaaatctgCAGCTGCCCAAGAGAGGATGCGCATATTAAGTATGCTCGCAAAAAGTGGTAGCAGTGGACCgggcaagaaaaaagaagatacGTTTGGTATGAAAGATGAAGATTGGGATATATATAAAGCAGTCAGCAAA GATGGGGGAGGATCCGACAGCGAGGCTGAACAGGAGAAACTGAATGACCTCGAATCAGCCTTGAAGCGTTACGACCCGAATTTCAAGAACTACAGTGGAACTTCTTCGAGCACTGGTGAAGGCAGTTCAGGTGGTTTTGTTCCCACGGCTGAATATTATCAACTTCACATAGGCACCGAACGTATTCGAGCTCCTGagcttttctttcaacccagCTTTATCGG ctcccACCAAGCTGGCATTTCGGAAACGATAGACTATGTCGTAAAACTTTATGATCCTGCTACTCAACTGCAGCTGGTTAGCAACGTTTTTGTAACTGGTGGTTGTGCCAATATTCCTG GTCTAGTACCAAGACTACAAAAGGATCTCCTATCTATGCGTCCTTTCGAATCTCCTTTCAATGTCAATATAGCGGCCGACCCAGCAGGAGATTCTTGGAAGGGTGCTCGTGAATTCGGTAAAGTAGCTCCTCCTTCCGCTTACCTTTCTCGATCTGAATATCAAGAGTGCGGCCCGTACTACTTTACCGAACATCACGCATCAAATAAGAGATTCGCATTGATGAAACAGTAA
- the LOC124311018 gene encoding actin-related protein 5-like isoform X3 has product MEEDKVFTFRDVKPTPDIYHTYDSSLKGNNAPAIVLDHGSYQCRVGWAVDPNPRLTFRNLMAKLRKEKGKSDIEILVGNDIANFEAVRFQLKSPFDRDVITQIDTVETVFDYAFSHLGIDTEGSINHPVVLTEAVCNPSPARQFMNELLFECYQVPAVSVGIDALFSLQHNFSKPCVELPTSLVVRLGYQTTHILPVIGGKCDPQGIRRINLGGLQMISYLHRLLQLKYPSHLSSATFSRAEELIHNYGYIAEDYLKELSKWADGDFYDENVRKIQLPFIPAPTAAETSLNLEQQQQRRKENVKRLVEINAKKREERLASDEERLETLQIIQHQLAEVDDGLAVKLLRQAEITDEHHLEQEIQNIQDRVSRTRQKMAAAAVNPNEEGEPKKPTETAEFQEWLEGIRKQRTEILSRRRERQQRRQELTKRKSAAAQERMRILSMLAKSGSSGPGKKKEDTFGMKDEDWDIYKAVSKDGGGSDSEAEQEKLNDLESALKRYDPNFKNYSGTSSSTGEGSSGGFVPTAEYYQLHIGTERIRAPELFFQPSFIGSHQAGISETIDYVVKLYDPATQLQLVSNVFVTGGCANIPGLVPRLQKDLLSMRPFESPFNVNIAADPAGDSWKGAREFDLGNGKNIQ; this is encoded by the exons atggaagaagataAAGTATTTACTTTTCGAGACGTCAAACCAACTCCAGATATATACCATACATATGACAGTTCACtaaagggaaataatgcacCGGCGATTGTTTTAGATCACG GGTCGTACCAATGCCGTGTTGGGTGGGCTGTGGACCCAAATCCAAGACTAACCTTTAGGAACTTGATGGCTAAACTAAGAAAGGAGAAGGGGAAATCG GATATAGAAATTTTGGTTGGAAATGACATAGCAAATTTCGAGGCTGTCCGTTTTCAACTAAAATCTCCCTTTGACCGAGATGTCATTACTCAGATAGATACTGTGGAAACAGTTTTTGATTATGCATTTTCACATTTGGGGATTGATACTGAAGGCTCAATCAATCACCCTGTTGTTTTAACTGAAGCTGTATGCAATCCATCACCAGCAAGGCAGTTTATGAATGAACTCTTATTTGAGTGCTATCAAGTACCAGCTGTCTCTGTGGGAATAGATGCTCTTTTCAGCCTACAACATAACTTTTCTAAACCATGTGTTGAACTTCCTACGTCTCTTGTTGTTCGTCTCGGGTATCAGACAACGCATATCCTACCGGTGATAG gcgGTAAATGTGATCCACAAGGAATTCGTAGAATAAATTTGGGTGGACTACAAATGATTTCCTATTTGCATCGCTTGCTACAGTTAAAATATCCTTCTCACTTATCTTCTGCAACATTTAGTCGAGCAGAg GAGCTTATACATAACTATGGATACATAGCAGAAGATTATCTCAAAGAACTGAGCAAATGGGCTGACGGGGATTTTTACGACGAAAATGTCCGAAAAATCCAATTGCCGTTTATCCCAGCTCCTACGGCTGCTGAAACCAGTTTGAATTtagaacaacagcaacagcgtaGAAAAGAGAATGTGAAAAGACTGGTCGAAATTAACGCCAAGAAACGCGAGGAGAGG TTGGCATCAGACGAAGAGCGTTTGGAGACGCTTCAGATTATTCAACATCAATTGGCAGAAGTCGATGATGGATTGGCTGTAAAACTATTGAGGCAAGCTGAAATTACAGACGAGCATCATTTAGAGCAAGAAATTCAGAATATACAGGATCGCGTTTCAAGAACGCgacaaaaaatggctgcaGCTGCAGTAAATCCTAATGAG GAAGGAGAACCCAAGAAGCCCACTGAGACGGCAGAGTTCCAAGAATGGTTAGAAGGAATCCGCAAACAGag AACAGAGATCCTTtccagaagaagagaaagacagCAGCGTCGTCAAGAACtcacgaaaagaaaatctgCAGCTGCCCAAGAGAGGATGCGCATATTAAGTATGCTCGCAAAAAGTGGTAGCAGTGGACCgggcaagaaaaaagaagatacGTTTGGTATGAAAGATGAAGATTGGGATATATATAAAGCAGTCAGCAAA GATGGGGGAGGATCCGACAGCGAGGCTGAACAGGAGAAACTGAATGACCTCGAATCAGCCTTGAAGCGTTACGACCCGAATTTCAAGAACTACAGTGGAACTTCTTCGAGCACTGGTGAAGGCAGTTCAGGTGGTTTTGTTCCCACGGCTGAATATTATCAACTTCACATAGGCACCGAACGTATTCGAGCTCCTGagcttttctttcaacccagCTTTATCGG ctcccACCAAGCTGGCATTTCGGAAACGATAGACTATGTCGTAAAACTTTATGATCCTGCTACTCAACTGCAGCTGGTTAGCAACGTTTTTGTAACTGGTGGTTGTGCCAATATTCCTG GTCTAGTACCAAGACTACAAAAGGATCTCCTATCTATGCGTCCTTTCGAATCTCCTTTCAATGTCAATATAGCGGCCGACCCAGCAGGAGATTCTTGGAAGGGTGCTCGTGAATTCG ATTTAGGCAACGGCAAGAACATCCAGTGA
- the LOC124311018 gene encoding actin-related protein 5-like isoform X2, with protein MEEDKVFTFRDVKPTPDIYHTYDSSLKGNNAPAIVLDHGSYQCRVGWAVDPNPRLTFRNLMAKLRKEKGKSDIEILVGNDIANFEAVRFQLKSPFDRDVITQIDTVETVFDYAFSHLGIDTEGSINHPVVLTEAVCNPSPARQFMNELLFECYQVPAVSVGIDALFSLQHNFSKPCVELPTSLVVRLGYQTTHILPVIGGKCDPQGIRRINLGGLQMISYLHRLLQLKYPSHLSSATFSRAEELIHNYGYIAEDYLKELSKWADGDFYDENVRKIQLPFIPAPTAAETSLNLEQQQQRRKENVKRLVEINAKKREERLASDEERLETLQIIQHQLAEVDDGLAVKLLRQAEITDEHHLEQEIQNIQDRVSRTRQKMAAAAVNPNEEGEPKKPTETAEFQEWLEGIRKQRTEILSRRRERQQRRQELTKRKSAAAQERMRILSMLAKSGSSGPGKKKEDTFGMKDEDWDIYKAVSKDGGGSDSEAEQEKLNDLESALKRYDPNFKNYSGTSSSTGEGSSGGFVPTAEYYQLHIGTERIRAPELFFQPSFIGSHQAGISETIDYVVKLYDPATQLQLVSNVFVTGGCANIPGLVPRLQKDLLSMRPFESPFNVNIAADPAGDSWKGAREFAFLQDQFHVAFIVYAQITGIIEGKLNSEKRETVK; from the exons atggaagaagataAAGTATTTACTTTTCGAGACGTCAAACCAACTCCAGATATATACCATACATATGACAGTTCACtaaagggaaataatgcacCGGCGATTGTTTTAGATCACG GGTCGTACCAATGCCGTGTTGGGTGGGCTGTGGACCCAAATCCAAGACTAACCTTTAGGAACTTGATGGCTAAACTAAGAAAGGAGAAGGGGAAATCG GATATAGAAATTTTGGTTGGAAATGACATAGCAAATTTCGAGGCTGTCCGTTTTCAACTAAAATCTCCCTTTGACCGAGATGTCATTACTCAGATAGATACTGTGGAAACAGTTTTTGATTATGCATTTTCACATTTGGGGATTGATACTGAAGGCTCAATCAATCACCCTGTTGTTTTAACTGAAGCTGTATGCAATCCATCACCAGCAAGGCAGTTTATGAATGAACTCTTATTTGAGTGCTATCAAGTACCAGCTGTCTCTGTGGGAATAGATGCTCTTTTCAGCCTACAACATAACTTTTCTAAACCATGTGTTGAACTTCCTACGTCTCTTGTTGTTCGTCTCGGGTATCAGACAACGCATATCCTACCGGTGATAG gcgGTAAATGTGATCCACAAGGAATTCGTAGAATAAATTTGGGTGGACTACAAATGATTTCCTATTTGCATCGCTTGCTACAGTTAAAATATCCTTCTCACTTATCTTCTGCAACATTTAGTCGAGCAGAg GAGCTTATACATAACTATGGATACATAGCAGAAGATTATCTCAAAGAACTGAGCAAATGGGCTGACGGGGATTTTTACGACGAAAATGTCCGAAAAATCCAATTGCCGTTTATCCCAGCTCCTACGGCTGCTGAAACCAGTTTGAATTtagaacaacagcaacagcgtaGAAAAGAGAATGTGAAAAGACTGGTCGAAATTAACGCCAAGAAACGCGAGGAGAGG TTGGCATCAGACGAAGAGCGTTTGGAGACGCTTCAGATTATTCAACATCAATTGGCAGAAGTCGATGATGGATTGGCTGTAAAACTATTGAGGCAAGCTGAAATTACAGACGAGCATCATTTAGAGCAAGAAATTCAGAATATACAGGATCGCGTTTCAAGAACGCgacaaaaaatggctgcaGCTGCAGTAAATCCTAATGAG GAAGGAGAACCCAAGAAGCCCACTGAGACGGCAGAGTTCCAAGAATGGTTAGAAGGAATCCGCAAACAGag AACAGAGATCCTTtccagaagaagagaaagacagCAGCGTCGTCAAGAACtcacgaaaagaaaatctgCAGCTGCCCAAGAGAGGATGCGCATATTAAGTATGCTCGCAAAAAGTGGTAGCAGTGGACCgggcaagaaaaaagaagatacGTTTGGTATGAAAGATGAAGATTGGGATATATATAAAGCAGTCAGCAAA GATGGGGGAGGATCCGACAGCGAGGCTGAACAGGAGAAACTGAATGACCTCGAATCAGCCTTGAAGCGTTACGACCCGAATTTCAAGAACTACAGTGGAACTTCTTCGAGCACTGGTGAAGGCAGTTCAGGTGGTTTTGTTCCCACGGCTGAATATTATCAACTTCACATAGGCACCGAACGTATTCGAGCTCCTGagcttttctttcaacccagCTTTATCGG ctcccACCAAGCTGGCATTTCGGAAACGATAGACTATGTCGTAAAACTTTATGATCCTGCTACTCAACTGCAGCTGGTTAGCAACGTTTTTGTAACTGGTGGTTGTGCCAATATTCCTG GTCTAGTACCAAGACTACAAAAGGATCTCCTATCTATGCGTCCTTTCGAATCTCCTTTCAATGTCAATATAGCGGCCGACCCAGCAGGAGATTCTTGGAAGGGTGCTCGTGAATTCG cATTTCTACAGGATCAATTTCACGTGGCATTCATTGTCTACGCTCAAATCACAGGAATTATTGAGGGTAAGTTGAATAgtgagaaaagagaaacagtAAAATAA
- the LOC124310932 gene encoding GATOR complex protein MIOS-A-like produces the protein MAGGRLEVFWSPNSQDKFITWGSDISLYQVKNTSVRDDISSTHSFQISNSSRAYQLGSLTDVSFAKCLAWLPVPELEGVIAIGQMNGRVMLTSVLGSGETSPLNGKEYASKHNRQCNTLAWGLAEPYVLAAGFDKHRSEHGLILWDVTKGGSDGNRPFLESAFGDTITSVTWFSHSQTMAAGVNNKQLRLYDLRDGPKHTSSTNTRAVFSIIQDPFVNHRIASYSDNAVCIWDVRNFEKPVLSLQQNKAVSKISWCPTHHSFLGVLCKESTSLSLYDIQNANGVAAEEMEPIPLERGLILTDQQNETISSFAWHLNEENRLLYSTTSLNIREHIVVDRITLNWSPSSKLVWNCGKKILQYIDETDSVYTRFGDVSVTMRQRAVEGYGLEADFKPDSELMQDVTTRELWSWVDTCRKLAQSGNPLGVHFMGIRSALRLDTDGVLKSEVFHVPWNGVESAKISPVCVYRSEERNQALRLCGWPYDPENSILGPLLEKLQADAQVSRAAALAVFHMKIRKAIKILTRSGVQKNQVSYQLVALALAGFTDNRDTLWQQEICNMNKTALDDPYLRAAFSFLTSPSEKYEAVLNETGMTVRDRVGFACCFLSDTHLSEYVEHLNRQLTREGNLDGMLLTGLSGEGLNLLQSHVDKSGDIQTVSLLSLHASNLEVSKDGRMQQWVNSYRSLLDSWRLWTQRAKFDVQFYKGNPSGAEKPPQQVYVSCNYCGKGISVFSGTKGKLPLNRSNPNVKSKLTGCPNCRNPLPRCAVCMMHLGSPLASWGGPTEHISKKPSVNAASGVSGVTSKKTHPFASWILWCQTCRHGGHSAHLLEWFAEHSECPVTGCSCRCLNLDTIGHHIPVIANGHD, from the exons ATGGCTGGTGGACGTTTGGAAGTATTTTGGTCCCCTAACAGCCAGGACAAATTCATCACTTGGGGGAGTGATATTTCGCTCTATCAAGTTAAAAATACTTCCGTTAGAGATGACATTTCCTCGACACATA gCTTTCAGATATCGAATAGTAGTAGGGCTTACCAGCTAGGTTCGTTAACAGATGTATCATTTGCTAAATGTCTGGCATGGCTCCCTGTACCAGAGCTTGAAGGAGTTATTGCCATTGGCCAGATGAATGGAAGAGTTATGTTAACATCAGTACTTGGTTCTGGAGAAACTTCCCCCTTAAATGGAAAAGAATATGCATCAAAACATAACAGACAGTGCAACACATTAGCATGGGGTCTAGCTGAGCCTTATGTCCTTGCAGCCGGGTTTGACAAACACAGATCTGAACATGGATTGATCTTGTGGGATGTTACTAAAGGTGGGAGTGATGGTAACAGACCTTTTCTGGAATCAGCATTTGGAGACACAATTACTTCTGTAACATGGTTCAGTCATTCACAAACAATGGCAGCTGGGGTCAATAACAAGCAACTTCGTCTGTATGATTTAAGAG ATGGACCAAAGCACACAAGTTCAACAAATACTCGTGCAGTATTTTCAATCATTCAGGATCCTTTTGTTAATCACAGAATTGCATCATATAGCGATAATGCCGTATGCATTTGGGATGTAAGAAATTTTGAGAAGCCTGTTCTTTCACTCCAACAGAATAAGGCCGTTTCCAAGATATCCTGGTGCCCCACTCA TCACAGTTTCCTGGGAGTCTTGTGTAAAGAGAGCACTTCTTTGTCCCTGTACGACATTCAAAATGCCAACGGTGTAGCGGCAGAAGAAATGGAACCCATTCCGTTGGAACGTGGATTGATTTTGACTGATCAGCAAAATGAAACCATATCTTCTTTTGCGTGGCATTTAAACGAAGAGAATCGATTACTTTATTCCACAACATCACTTAATATTAGG GAGCATATAGTTGTTGATAGAATCACGCTTAATTGGTCACCATCGAGTAAACTTGTATGGAACTGCggcaaaaaaatattgcagTACATCGATGAAACTGATTCCGTCTATACCAG GTTCGGGGATGTTTCGGTAACAATGCGCCAGCGGGCAGTTGAAGGTTACGGACTTGAAGCTGATTTCAAACCTGATTCAGAATTAATGCAGGATGTAACGACCAGGGAGCTCTGGTCCTGGGTCGATACTTGCCGGAAGTTGGCTCAATCAGGAAATCCGCTAGGAGTTCACTTTATGGGTATTAG GTCTGCTTTGCGTTTGGATACGGATGGAGTTCTAAAATCAGAAGTATTCCACGTTCCCTGGAATGGTGTGGAGTCCGCAAAAATTTCACCTGTCTGCGTCTACAG GAGTGAAGAACGGAACCAAGCATTGCGTCTGTGTGGTTGGCCGTACGATCCTGAAAATTCCATATTGGGACCATTGCTAGAAAAGCTTCAAGCGGATGCACAGGTTTCTCGGGCCGCTGCCCTGGCTGTTTTCCATATGAAGATTCGTAAAGCCATAAAGATTTTGACTCGTAGTGGTGTACAGAAAAATCAAGTGTCTTATCAGTTAGTCGCCCTCGCCTTAGCCG GATTTACCGATAATAGAGATACGCTGTGGCAGCAAGAAATATGCAATATGAATAAAACTGCTCTGGATGATCCATATCTGCGAgcagcattttcttttttgaccaGTCCATCGGAAAAATACGAAGCAGTCTTG AACGAAACAGGAATGACTGTTCGGGATCGAGTGGGTTTCGCTTGTTGCTTCTTGTCCGATACTCACCTAAGTGAGTATGTTGAACATCTTAATCGGCAGTTGACCAGAGAAGGAAATTTGGATGGGATGCTTTTAACGG GTTTGTCAGGTGAAGGACTGAATCTGCTTCAGAGTCATGTGGACAAATCAGGTGATATTCAAACAGTCAGTCTCCTCAGTTTACATGCTTCCAATCTTGAAGTGAGTAAAGACGGGCGAATGCAACAATGGGTCAACAGCTATCGATCTCTGCTTGATAGTTGGAGGTTATGGACGCAACGGGCAAAATTTGACGTGCAATTCTACAAAGGCAATCCCTCTGGAGCCGAAAAACCTCCACAGCAAGTCTATGTTTCCTGTAACTACTGTGGTAAAGGAATCTCAGTTTTCTCTGGTACTAAAGGCAAGCTTCCTTTAAATCGGAGCAACCCAAACGTGAAATCAAAG TTAACTGGCTGCCCGAATTGCCGGAATCCTTTGCCACGTTGCGCTGTTTGCATGATGCACCTCGGAAGCCCGCTAGCATCGTGGGGAGGACCTACTGAGCACATTTCCAAGAAACCGAGTGTGAATGCAGCATCTGGTGTATCTGGGGTGACTTCCAAGAAAACTCATCCGTTCGCCTCGTGGATTCTTTGGTGCCAAACATGTCGACACGGAGGACACAGTGCTCACCTACTAGAATGGTTCGCCGAGCACAGTGAATGTCCTGTCACTGGATGTTCTTGCCGTTGCCTAAATCTTGATACAATAGGCCACCACATTCCTGTCATTGCCAACGGACATGATTGA